A region of Toxorhynchites rutilus septentrionalis strain SRP chromosome 1, ASM2978413v1, whole genome shotgun sequence DNA encodes the following proteins:
- the LOC129763195 gene encoding putative vitellogenin receptor produces the protein MLRSGEMSIALLLAIVVGLVCIPWVETGRKGSKYRVNAPCTTEEFQCDSGACIPKAGRCNDSKDCSDGSDESDCDYFLCRKPMWYRCKHDNSSCISASFLCDKHDDCPLGDDEENCENYEVPHVPVPCSKFEFTCTDKMCIPVDLVCDGTAHCMDGSDETIGCMDIESKCKGFLCKNKRCLKNHDWVCDGIDDCGDGSDEESCVAECTAVHGKFECADNSTCVNLTQVCDGKDDCGDRSDEGGLCSSRECDSLKCPEGCQNTPHGAVCLCKKGFAFSKSSRICEDINECDRYGLCSQGCENTPGSFRCTCVDKYTLKKDGRTCELIEATEALLLYTTQKTIGALYLTSKHQYYVAKDLSQVIGVSFDGSFVYWTDISFKTESIERSLEDGSKRELLLTSGLASPEDLALDWLTGNIYFSDSGHMMIAVCSNNGYHCSTLIQDALHKPRGIALYPQKGTMFYSDWGDKAMIERADMDGSNRSTLVKDDIHWPNGLCIDWPNNRLYWVDAKLKRIESIRLDGTQRTTVLRDVVKHPFSIAVFNERIYWSDWDTKSIQSCDKFSGKDRQTVIHDRQVFDVHIYHSSIQPKEDHACTGTFCSHLCLLKPNDSYTCACPTGMSLKPDKHSCRETVKRQYLFMGIGNHLLKMDVQSFGRHDLTKEDAFGFQIHRMAFNSITGELFVADNVQKIIYVVDLKSKDFRKLISDGIGNITALTFDFLGNNLYWADSERSTIEVFSMQTRHRAIIQHYLGTEAPIGLAVVPEIGKMFIALRSSSQVPHTHIDRQDMSGRGAHTHIIEDKLSANGTFHFVVDRDLRSVYWNDVGRSRIEFTSYEGDTRYLYREYLRQPVSLAIVGDGLFWTCFRSNRLYWSDKHNLGSTKKINIDKLPFGNFPDEIVLGSSQALQRYDHPCQKQNGGCSHICVAAGMYSSACVCPTGMIFNSPENTTCIDAIDCEFRCTSGECLTISKRCNGNTDCADGSDEKGCDDEGGKKRTSQVCRFDEFMCTDRSKCVNQTLRCDKHFDCADRSDERNCEGYDVGKGCHRNQHACPDGMCIDVNALCDGVPDCADGSDESECVNLNNAERNATTCDPSMFRCNSGQCISKWWECDGKPDCSDASDEHGKCRSKIRCEKGFTKCALGHCIEDRLVCDGNNDCGDNSDEQNCTVTAELCVGLEDDKPTKFLCPRSGKCLDIAVRCNGTSECPNGEDEAGCTNCGMHEFQCKSGKCIRKEWHCDREVDCDDGSDEVDCVNGTRPTSDLFHVACGEGTFECKPGVCIEMSKVCDGRKDCTDGKDEGKGCASACLRNPCEQKCIKTPNGALCECHVGYTLAGNKKSCLDIDECSIGKPCAQICRNTRGSYRCSCNPGFMLRPDKIACKADGPSRSILYTTYNQIRKLDVNPPSIRILLQTNDSRITSMDVDVRRQMLYFTDEQSPVIYEYNLAHNTTMALHNVGHPEHLSVDWITGNLYFFDRSEPSIKVCSLRREACARIATFTSQVFVKALSVDPINQILFYSVMHFWIFEIPHSIIYRANLDGSHEQVVTRDLSHVSAIECDIENKLLYLTDLTSKSIKTVDYEGKQVRTIIDRQPLALSRPISLTVYENQALVLNMASSTVGQCKLYGDYECKLLELNVHNSDQLLVVQESRQPLAENVCDPHKINCSLVCVPAEHGGKCICHNGEHIREGDVCPHASSNPILTPHLSHAQESLPNTLPVDHSEDQSSATVVDLFLGLIVTVGAVGTLVYFYRRRFHRKFNVGMHFHNPELSTVDAAEVKLFQGAPKLHQTATLTELTLETSPPPVTRGAAAGPSRSFDASSSGSPQHLDITTTALELDSVSDADSMKDAYDHSSVDPKQRLIL, from the exons ATGTTACGATCTGGCGAGATGTCGATCGCGTTGCTGCTGGCTATCGTCGTTGGTTTGGTTTGTATCCCGTGGGTAGAAACTGGTCGCAAAGGTTCCAAGTACAGGGTTAACGCACCATGCACGACGGAGGAGTTTCAGTGCGATAGCGGAGCGTGTATTCCGAAGGCGGGTCGATGTAACGACAGCAAGGACTGTTCGGATGGGAGTGATGAGAGCGACTGTG actatttcctgtgtaGAAAACCGATGTGGTATCGCTGCAAGCACGACAACAGCAGCTGTATCAGTGCGTCGTTTCTGTGCGATAAACACGACGACTGTCCGCTAGGGGACGACGAGGAGAACTGTGAGAACTACGAGGTGCCACATGTGCCGGTGCCCTGCAGCAAGTTCGAGTTCACCTGCACGGACAAAATGTGCATCCCGGTGGATCTGGTGTGCGATGGAACGGCCCACTGCATGGATGGTTCGGATGAAACGATCGGATGCATGGATATTGAGAGCAAGTGCAAGGGCTTTTTGTGCAAGAACAAGCGCTGCCTCAAGAACCACGACTGGGTGTGCGATGGGATCGATGACTGCGGCGATGGTTCGGACGAGGAGAGCTGCGTAGCGGAGTGTACAGCTGTGCACGGGAAGTTTGAATGTGCGGATAACAGTACGTGTGTGAACCTGACGCAGGTTTGCGACGGGAAGGATGATTGTGGGGATCGGAGCGATGAGGGGGGACTGTGCAGCTCAAGAGAGTGCGATAGTTTGAAGTGTCCAGAGGGTTGTCAGAATACTCCGCATGGAGCGGTTTGTCTGTGCAAAAAGGGGTTCGCGTTCAGCAAGAGCTCGCGGATATGTGAGGATATCAATGAGTGCGATCGGTATGGGTTGTGCTCGCAGGGATGTGAGAACACCCCCGGCTCGTTTCGGTGTACCTGTGTGGATAAGTATACACTGAAGAAAGATGGTAGAACTTGTGAGTTGATCG AGGCGACCGAAGCGCTCCTTCTCTACACCACGCAGAAAACCATCGGTGCGCTTTATCTAACCTCGAAGCACCAGTACTACGTAGCGAAGGATCTCTCGCAGGTGATCGGAGTGAGCTTCGACGGATCGTTCGTCTACTGGACGGACATTTCCTTCAAGACCGAATCGATCGAGCGATCGTTGGAGGATGGAAGCAAACGGGAGCTTCTGCTCACCTCCGGCCTAGCTTCCCCCGAAGATCTAGCGCTGGATTGGTTGACCGGTAACATATATTTCTCCGACAGTGGTCATATGATGATTGCCGTCTGCTCGAACAATGGCTACCACTGCTCGACACTGATCCAGGATGCTCTCCACAAACCCCGAGGTATCGCGCTGTATCCCCAGAAGGGAACCATGTTCTACTCGGACTGGGGTGACAAGGCGATGATCGAACGGGCCGATATGGATGGTAGCAACAGGAGTACCCTGGTGAAGGATGATATTCACTGGCCGAACGGACTGTGCATTGATTGGCCCAACAACAGACTGTACTGGGTTGACGCGAAGCTGAAACGGATCGAGAGCATCCGACTGGACGGTACCCAGCGGACGACCGTGTTGCGGGATGTCGTCAAGCATCCCTTCTCGATTGCGGTGTTCAACGAGCGCATCTACTGGTCGGACTGGGATACGAAGAGTATTCAATCGTGCGACAAATTCAGCGGGAAGGATCGTCAGACTGTGATTCACGATCGGCAAGTTTTCG ATGTCCACATCTACCACTCGAGCATCCAACCGAAAGAGGATCACGCATGTACGGGAACGTTCTGTTCGCATCTCTGTCTGCTCAAGCCCAACGACAGCTACACGTGCGCCTGCCCCACCGGAATGAGCCTCAAACCGGATAAACACTCCTGTCGGGAGACGGTAAAACGCCAATATCTCTTCATGGGTATCGGAAACCACCTCTTGAAGATGGACGTTCAATCATTTGGTCGCCACGATCTCACCAAGGAAGACGCCTTCGGGTTTCAGATCCACCGAATGGCGTTCAATTCGATCACCGGTGAGCTCTTCGTGGCGGACAACGTCCAGAAAATTATCTACGTGGTCGATCTAAAGTCGAAGGACTTCCGGAAGCTTATCAGCGATGGGATTGGGAACATCACTGCGTTGACCTTCG ATTTTCTCGGCAACAACCTCTACTGGGCGGACAGCGAACGGTCTACCATCGAGGTGTTCTCGATGCAGACCCGCCACAGGGCCATCATCCAGCATTACCTCGGTACGGAGGCACCCATTGGGCTGGCGGTCGTCCCGGAGATCGGTAAAATGTTCATCGCACTGCGATCCTCCTCCCAGGTGCCCCACACGCACATCGATCGCCAGGATATGTCCGGTCGGGGCGCCCACACGCACATCATCGAGGACAAACTGAGCGCCAACGGGACGTTTCACTTTGTCGTCGATCGGGATCTACGCTCGGTGTACTGGAACGATGTGGGTCGCAGCCGGATCGAGTTCACCAGTTACGAGGGGGATACACGCTACCTGTACCGGGAGTATCTCCGGCAGCCTGTGTCCCTTGCGATCGTGGGGGATGGTCTGTTCTGGACGTGCTTCCGTTCGAATCGCCTGTACTGGTCGGACAAGCACAACCTGGGGTCCACCAAGAAGATCAACATCGACAAGCTACCGTTTGGGAACTTCCCGGATGAGATCGTGCTGGGATCGAGCCAAGCGCTACAGCGATACGATCACCCGTGCCAGAAGCAGAATGGAGGATGCTCGCACATCTGTGTCGCCGCCGGGATGTACAGTAGCGCGTGCGTTTGTCCGACCGGTATGATCTTCAACTCGCCGGAAAACACGACCTGCATCGATGCGATCGATTGCGAGTTCCGGTGCACCAGTGGGGAGTGTCTGACGATCAGTAAGCGCTGCAACGGCAACACGGACTGCGCGGATGGATCCGACGAGAAGGGATGCGACGACGAGGGCGGGAAGAAACGAACCAGCCAGGTGTGTCGATTCGATGAGTTCATGTGCACCGATAGGAGCAAGTGTGTCAACCAAACGCTACGCTGCGACAAGCATTTCGACTGCGCAGATCGATCGGACGAGAGGAACTGCGAGGGGTACGATGTGGGCAAGGGATGCCACAGGAATCAGCACGCCTGTCCGGACGGGATGTGCATCGATGTGAATGCACTGTGCGATGGCGTTCCGGACTGTGCGGACGGATCGGATGAGAGCGAGTGCGTCAATCTGAACAACGCGGAGCGGAATGCCACCACATGTGATCCGTCGATGTTTCGCTGCAACTCGGGTCAGTGCATTTCGAAGTGGTGGGAGTGCGACGGAAAGCCGGACTGTTCGGACGCTTCGGACGAACACGGCAAGTGTCGGTCGAAGATCCGCTGCGAGAAGGGATTCACGAAGTGTGCCCTCGGGCACTGTATCGAGGATCGGCTGGTGTGCGATGGGAACAACGATTGCGGGGACAATTCGGACGAGCAGAACTGTACGGTGACAGCGGAGCTGTGTGTTGGGTTGGAGGATGACAAGCCAACGAAATTTTTGTGTCCCCGATCGGGGAAGTGTTTGGATATCGCGGTTCGATGCAACGGAACCTCGGAGTGCCCGAATGGTGAGGATGAAGCCGGTTGCACCAACTGTGGAATGCACGAGTTTCAGTGCAAGAGTGGGAAGTGTATCCGGAAGGAGTGGCACTGCGACAGAGAGGTCGACTGTGACGATGGGAGTGACGAGGTGGACTGTGTCAATGGGACGCGGCCTACAAGCGATCTGTTTCACGTGGCCTGTGGCGAGGGAACGTTCGAATGCAAACCGGGCGTCTGCATCGAGATGAGCAAGGTTTGTGACGGGCGGAAAGACTGCACTGACGGAAAGGATGAAGGTAAGGGGTGTGCCAGTGCGTGCTTGAGGAATCCCTGCGAGCAGAAGTGTATCAAAACACCGAATGGCGCCCTCTGCGAGTGCCATGTGGGATACACCCTGGCTGGCAACAAGAAATCCTGCCTGGACATCGACGAATGCTCCATTGGAAAGCCCTGTGCTCAAATCTGTCGAAACACTCGTGGGTCGTATCGCTGCTCTTGTAATCCGGGGTTCATGCTGCGTCCGGACAAAATTGCCTGCAAGGCCGACGGTCCCAGCCGCTCGATACTCTACACTACCTACAATCAAATCCGCAAACTGGACGTCAACCCTCCGTCGATCCGGATCCTGCTACAGACCAATGATTCGCGCATCACTAGCATGGATGTTGACGTGCGACGTCAGATGCTGTACTTTACCGATGAGCAGAGTCCCGTTATCTATGAGTACAACCTCGCCCACAATACGACCATGGCGCTGCACAACGTTGGCCACCCGGAGCACCTCTCGGTGGATTGGATCACCGGGAATCTGTACTTCTTCGATCGGTCCGAACCGTCTATCAAGGTGTGCTCGTTGAGACGTGAAGCATGTGCCCGAATCGCCACATTTACTTCCCAAGTCTTCGTCAAAGCCCTCAGCGTAGATCCCATCAACCAGATTCTTTTCTACTCGGTGATGCACTTCTGGATCTTCGAAATTCCCCACTCAATCATCTACAGAGCGAATCTGGACGGTTCGCACGAACAGGTCGTCACCCGAGATCTCTCTCACGTATCCGCGATCGAGTGTGACATCGAAAACAAACTGCTCTATCTAACGGACCTAACCTCCAAGTCCATTAAAACGGTAGACTATGAGGGCAAGCAGGTACGAACGATTATCGACCGGCAGCCGTTGGCACTTAGTCGACCCATCAGTTTGACGGTGTACGAAAATCAGGCACTCGTGCTAAACATGGCATCCTCGACGGTTGGCCAGTGCAAGCTCTATGGAGACTACGAATGTAAGCTCCTGGAGCTTAACGTACACAACTCCGACCAGCTTCTGGTCGTCCAGGAATCCCGCCAACCACTCGCCGAAAACGTCTGCGATCCGCACAAAATCAACTGTAGTCTGGTGTGCGTTCCGGCGGAACACGGCGGAAAATGTATCTGCCACAATGGAGAACACATACGGGAAGGAGACGTTTGTCCCCACGCTTCCTCCAATCCCATCCTCACACCACACCTGTCCCACGCTCAAGAGAGCCTCCCCAACACACTCCCTGTAGACCATTCCGAGGATCAGTCATCCGCCACGGTTGTCGACCTATTCCTCGGACTGATAGTGACGGTTGGCGCCGTGGGCACCCTCGTCTACTTCTACAGACGTCGCTTCCACCGCAAGTTCAACGTCGGCATGCACTTCCACAACCCGGAGCTGAGCACGGTGGACGCCGCCGAGGTGAAACTATTCCAGGGCGCCCCGAAGCTGCACCAAACAGCCACGCTGACCGAGCTGACGCTGGAAACGTCTCCTCCTCCGGTGACACGAGGCGCCGCCGCCGGTCCCTCCCGGTCATTCGATGCTTCGAGTTCGGGCTCGCCACAGCATTTGGATATCACCACCACCGCCCTGGAGCTGGATAGCGTCTCCGATGCGGACTCGATGAAGGATGCGTACGACCACTCGTCGGTCGATCCCAAGCAGAGGTTAATTTTGTGA